The Halanaerobiaceae bacterium ANBcell28 nucleotide sequence CCTGTAACATTTGAGCAGCTTCAGACTCTGCTTCCCATCCGTTCAATTCTGCAAACTCTGCTTCTAATTCAGATGCTCTCATACCATCTTCATCGCTAAAGTCGTCTTTTGCATAGATAGCATCTTTTTCTTTCATAATATCATATAATTGCTGATTTCCCATTATAACAGTCTCTAAAACTGGACTTTCATCATATTGATAATGGTTTTGCTTTAGGACCGAAATTCTCTTCTTAGGCGGTATGATTATGTCGCCAGAAGTAGAATCGATTTCTCCTGACAATATTTTTAGAAAGGTTGATTTACCAGCACCATTAGCACCAATAATTCCATAGCAATTACCTTCTGTAAATTTAAGGTTAACATCACTAAATAATTTGCTTGATCCAAAATGTAAACTTAGTTCATTAATTGTAATCATATTTATCATTCCTTTGTTTATTCTCAATTTTTCTATTATAACATGGTATAGAAGATATTGCTATTAGTTAGAATTTTACAATAATTCGAGGATAAGTGTTTAAATGTATAGCTAATAAGAGAGGTTTATATCTCTTTTAAATAAAAACAAGTTAATGAGCTCTCATAATTATTGACAGCAACAAAATAAAAAGGTAATATGTTACATATGATAGTTATAGAATGTATAAAAATAGAATGAGTACAAATTGAAAGTGATAAAGATAGTTTCAGTATATTAGCATATAAAATTATAGAAATGGGTCAAGAAGAAGGTGAACTCCGAAATGATATTCCAATTTTTACAATGATAGATTTTTTTGAGTTTTCTTTTATTGAAGCTATAAAACCAGTATATATTAACCCAGAAGATTATAACGCTAATGAGTCAATTAACTGCTGTATTGATCTTTTTATGAATGGAGCTAAGTCTGGATTTTGAAAATTAGTTTAAAGGACTCATATTTGTAAGAAAAAACTTAATAGGAGAGATTAATAATGATTAGTTTTAGAGCAAGAGTTATTAAATTTTTAATGCAAAATAGACACTTTTTTCAGTTTCGCTTGAAGGAAGAAGATATAGATTGGAGTCAGTATGAATCAGTTCTAAAATTTCGCAAAGAGGCTGCTGCAGGGGCAAAAAAGCTTGGTAAGTTACCTGCAGATATTAAAACACATTCAATTTCTATAGATGGTATGTCAGCAGAATGGATTTTACTAGATGAGACAAATCAAGACAAGGTGATTCTTTATTTTCATGGTGGTGGTTATATTTGTGGAGATATAGAGGGACATAGATCGTTAACTGCAAAGTTTGTTAAAGAGAGTGGAATTGGGGCATTGCTTTTTGAATACAGGCTTGCGCCAGAAAATCCCTATCCAGCTGCTTTAGATGATGCTGTAAAGGCATATCAATACTTATTGGAAGAGGGTATTTCTGCTTCTAATATTGTTTTTCTTGGGGATTCTGCAGGAGGAGGATTATGCTTGGCAACAACACTCTATTTACGTGATAATGGTTTTGAGCTTCCGGCGGCTGTAGTATCCTATTCTCCAATGACTGATCTGAAGTGCACTGGTGAATCACATCTAAGCAAAGCAAAAGTATGCCTTTCTCCAAAAGGATGTGGAGAAGCTTTTGCGAAACATTATGCTGGTGATTATCAACTAGATTTACCATATATCTCACCTTTATATGGCGATCTTAGGGGTTTCCCCCCCACATTAATTTATGTAGGTGAAGATGAAACTCTAAGGGATGATTCAATACTTTTTGCTGAAAAAGCTAAAAAGGCAGGTGTTGATATTACTTTGAGAGTTGGAGAGGGTATGTTTCACTGTTTTCCTGCGATGGCTCCTCTATTTCCTGAGGCAAAGAAAGCCATGGAAGAAATATGTATATTCATTAAAGAACGTGTAAGGGTTTAGCAACTATATGCTATAATAATATTAGAGATAATTAGAGTGACAGTAGAAAAATAAGGGAGGGGGATACTTTACTTAAATTCATAGTAAAGTACATATATTATGATAATATTGGGATGGATAATTATTGTTTTTTTGTTTATTTTGAGTCTTATAGGTGTTATAGTGCCAATTATACCAGCGACTATCCCCTTATGGGTAGGCTTATTGCTATATCATTTTGCTATAGCTGAGCTTGCTTTATCTTTAAGCTTCTGGCTGGGGATGTTCTTTATAACAATATTAATTTTAGCTTCAGATTTCTATACTAATGTCTATTTTGTGAGAAAATATGGTGGTAGTAAATGGGCTGTTCTGGGCGCTGCTCTAGGATTATTTCTTGGTCTTTTAATATTTGGTCCTTTTGGAATTATTTTAGGTCCTTTACTAGCTGTTTTTCTTATTACTTATATTGAAAGTAATGATCATGATAAAGCTTTTAAGACTGCAATAGGTACTATTTTTGCTTTTTTTAGTAGTGGGGTTATTAAAATTGTTCTTCAAGTAATAATGATTATCTGGTTTTTTATAAGTATATGACCTGACTCTAAATTTTGAATAATTTTCACCATAAGGTCTCCTTAAAAAGGAGGCTTTTTACTATTCTTAGATATCAAAAACTATGATTGCTACATAGAATGTAATGATAGTTTTTAAATAATGTAGTAAAGAAAATGTTTAAGGATAGGAGTTGGCAAAGATGTTATTAGAATCTCATAGAAATTTTAGAAAAATAACCCCTATAAATGGCTTTGACGAAAATGTTAATAATGCTAGACAAAATAATTATGCCTGGTCAATGGCAGAATTAGGAGATTATCTTTATGTAGGGACAGCCAGGAATATTCCAGATAGGATATTTAATGAGGCAGACATCCCAATGCCTAAAGCTTTTCAGCCTAGTGATGATAATGGTGCAGAAATCTGGAGGTATAAAAAGGATGGCAGCTCTGACTGGGAAAAAGACTTTAAGGCTCCACAAGATTCCCTTGGTTTTAGAGATATGATATCATATAGGCCAGAGAATAAAGAAGAAGCACTTTACGCTATAGCATCATCAGCAAATGAAGAAATAGTAATTTATAAGAGGACAAAAGATAATAACTGGCAACTATTAAACGAGAAATTACCAGGGGGTTCCTCGCGGACAATGGTTGTTCATAATAACTATCTATATATTGCAACTATACCAACAGAAGAATTTGGTGATTTTCCACCCTTTGTCTTTAGAACTTTGGATCCAGAAGCAGGTTGGGAAGAAGTAGATTTTTCTGATTATCCTGAGACGCGAGGTAGTATCTATATAATGGCAAGCTATAATAATCATCTTTATCTTGGTTTTGCTAAAGAGGGAGGCTTTGAATTATGGCGTTCAAAGGGAGCACAAATCAATCAGGGGTGGAAATTAGTCATAGATAGAGGTGCTGGAGATAGAG carries:
- a CDS encoding alpha/beta hydrolase, with translation MISFRARVIKFLMQNRHFFQFRLKEEDIDWSQYESVLKFRKEAAAGAKKLGKLPADIKTHSISIDGMSAEWILLDETNQDKVILYFHGGGYICGDIEGHRSLTAKFVKESGIGALLFEYRLAPENPYPAALDDAVKAYQYLLEEGISASNIVFLGDSAGGGLCLATTLYLRDNGFELPAAVVSYSPMTDLKCTGESHLSKAKVCLSPKGCGEAFAKHYAGDYQLDLPYISPLYGDLRGFPPTLIYVGEDETLRDDSILFAEKAKKAGVDITLRVGEGMFHCFPAMAPLFPEAKKAMEEICIFIKERVRV
- a CDS encoding DUF456 family protein yields the protein MIILGWIIIVFLFILSLIGVIVPIIPATIPLWVGLLLYHFAIAELALSLSFWLGMFFITILILASDFYTNVYFVRKYGGSKWAVLGAALGLFLGLLIFGPFGIILGPLLAVFLITYIESNDHDKAFKTAIGTIFAFFSSGVIKIVLQVIMIIWFFISI